A window of Microbacterium luteolum contains these coding sequences:
- a CDS encoding MFS transporter: MSEPQTTAQAVDDPAAKRSVRDLVRAAISGWLGTALEFMDYQLYSLAAALVFADLFFSAEDPAIAVVAAMATYGVGYVARPVGAFFFARLGDKTGRTKVLFYTILLMGLATTLIGFLPTYNQVGVLAPILLVLLRIAQGFGAGAEISGAGVMLAEYAPAKRRGIIASLVALGTNCGTLLASGIWAILLVAYSEQEVIAWAWRIPFIGSAIIMLFAIWVRFNLKETPVFEERDDVVDGKALSKAETIQLATETGDVRTLEAMERKPWKAFSIALLLRFGQAGNSGMIQTYLISYITVVLLLDRSIGVNAVIVSSLVAFITVPLSGWLGDKFGRKRMYMIWAVIALIIIIPTMLMISSGVTVQVFIGYVVLHNLAVMSFASLENLTLPELFGSRNRYTFTAMAREIAAIIATGAGPVIAAAWVSAVTGSFIPIIIMLFIFTLSALIASIWMPEVAGRDLTDPRDAI, encoded by the coding sequence ATGTCCGAACCGCAGACGACGGCTCAGGCCGTCGACGATCCCGCCGCGAAGAGGTCGGTCCGCGACCTCGTGCGCGCCGCCATCTCCGGATGGCTCGGCACCGCCCTCGAGTTCATGGACTACCAGCTCTACTCGCTGGCCGCCGCACTCGTCTTCGCCGATCTGTTCTTCTCGGCGGAGGACCCGGCCATCGCCGTCGTCGCCGCCATGGCGACCTACGGCGTCGGCTACGTCGCCCGCCCGGTCGGTGCGTTCTTCTTCGCCCGCCTCGGTGACAAGACCGGCCGCACGAAGGTGCTGTTCTACACGATCCTCCTGATGGGGCTCGCGACCACTCTCATCGGCTTCCTGCCGACGTACAACCAGGTGGGCGTCCTCGCGCCGATCCTGCTCGTCCTGCTCCGCATCGCGCAGGGCTTCGGCGCCGGTGCGGAGATCTCCGGTGCCGGCGTCATGCTCGCCGAGTACGCACCGGCGAAGCGCCGCGGCATCATCGCCTCGCTCGTCGCGCTCGGCACCAACTGCGGGACCCTGCTCGCCTCCGGCATCTGGGCGATCCTCCTCGTCGCGTACAGCGAGCAGGAAGTCATCGCCTGGGCATGGCGCATCCCCTTCATCGGCAGCGCGATCATCATGCTCTTCGCGATCTGGGTGCGCTTCAACCTCAAGGAGACCCCGGTCTTCGAGGAACGCGACGACGTCGTCGACGGCAAGGCCCTCTCCAAGGCGGAGACCATCCAGCTCGCCACCGAGACCGGCGACGTGCGCACGCTCGAAGCGATGGAGCGCAAGCCCTGGAAGGCGTTCTCGATCGCGCTGCTGCTGCGCTTCGGCCAGGCGGGCAACTCCGGCATGATCCAGACCTACCTGATCAGCTACATCACCGTCGTGCTGCTGCTCGACCGCTCGATCGGCGTCAACGCCGTCATCGTCTCGTCGCTCGTCGCCTTCATCACCGTTCCGCTCTCCGGCTGGCTCGGTGACAAGTTCGGCCGCAAGCGCATGTACATGATCTGGGCGGTCATCGCGCTCATCATCATCATCCCGACGATGCTCATGATCAGCAGCGGCGTCACGGTGCAGGTCTTCATCGGCTACGTCGTGCTGCACAACCTCGCGGTGATGAGCTTCGCGTCGCTCGAGAACCTCACGCTGCCCGAGCTCTTCGGCTCCCGCAACCGCTACACCTTCACGGCCATGGCTCGCGAGATCGCCGCCATCATCGCCACCGGTGCAGGCCCGGTCATCGCCGCCGCCTGGGTCTCGGCCGTCACCGGCTCGTTCATCCCGATCATCATCATGCTCTTCATCTTCACGCTGAGCGCTCTCATCGCGTCGATCTGGATGCCGGAGGTCGCCGGTCGCGATCTCACCGATCCGCGCGACGCGATCTGA
- a CDS encoding bifunctional 4-hydroxy-2-oxoglutarate aldolase/2-dehydro-3-deoxy-phosphogluconate aldolase — protein sequence MTGEVGRVALPQHTVDSRLVVVARAQRAEDYDAVLAVLIDAGIRSVELTLTTPGTFDRLPHLLAQYGAVADLGIGTVTSAIDLARAADAGASYLVTPITSPAFVAQATDAGVPIVPGGLTPTELYASWSAGASAVKIFPAGQVGPGYLKDLRGPFPDLVAVPSGGVDLDGASAWLAAGALAVSVGGPLLGDAFAGGDLVALRDRAQAFVEVCAR from the coding sequence ATGACTGGTGAGGTCGGCCGGGTCGCCCTGCCGCAGCACACGGTCGACTCGCGGCTCGTCGTCGTCGCCCGGGCTCAGCGCGCCGAGGACTACGACGCCGTTCTCGCCGTGCTGATCGATGCCGGCATCCGCAGCGTCGAGTTGACGCTCACCACTCCGGGCACGTTCGACCGGTTGCCGCATCTGCTCGCGCAGTACGGCGCCGTCGCCGACCTCGGCATCGGCACGGTGACGAGCGCGATCGATCTCGCCAGAGCGGCCGACGCCGGCGCGAGCTACCTCGTGACGCCGATCACCTCGCCCGCGTTCGTGGCGCAGGCGACGGATGCCGGTGTGCCGATCGTTCCCGGCGGCCTGACCCCGACCGAGCTGTACGCCTCGTGGTCGGCGGGAGCATCCGCCGTGAAGATCTTCCCCGCCGGACAGGTCGGACCCGGATACCTGAAGGACCTGCGCGGGCCGTTCCCGGATCTGGTCGCGGTGCCCTCGGGTGGCGTCGACCTCGACGGCGCGTCGGCATGGCTGGCCGCCGGCGCGCTCGCGGTGAGCGTCGGTGGGCCGCTGCTCGGCGACGCCTTCGCGGGCGGCGACCTGGTGGCGCTGCGTGACCGGGCCCAGGCGTTCGTCGAGGTGTGCGCGCGGTGA
- a CDS encoding sugar kinase — MSAPAVVTLGETMALVRTTEIGSLRHAHGMALGIGGAETNVAIGLARLGVAVSWLGRVGDDSLGERVAREIRAESVQVRAVVDADAPTGLMVKERPSAASTAVHYYRAGSAGSRVSVSDLPDGWIEEASLLHVTGITPLLSSTARSAVLAAVERAREAGVTVSFDINYRSALTPAAVAGPVLREVAERADIVFGGENEFTILYPDTSAAEAAALLRDAGCATTVLKQGPSGATVFVGDTVVAASGFLIDAIDTVGAGDAFVAGYLSALLEGLDIAAALHRANACGAMACLTPGDWEAAPTRRDLARFLDGDADPVRR, encoded by the coding sequence GTGAGTGCTCCCGCCGTCGTCACGCTCGGCGAGACCATGGCGCTCGTGCGCACGACCGAGATCGGATCGCTGCGCCACGCCCACGGGATGGCGCTCGGCATCGGCGGGGCGGAGACGAACGTCGCGATCGGACTGGCCCGCCTCGGTGTCGCCGTATCGTGGCTCGGACGCGTCGGCGACGATTCACTCGGCGAGCGCGTCGCGCGCGAGATCCGCGCCGAGAGCGTGCAGGTGCGCGCCGTGGTGGATGCGGATGCTCCGACCGGCCTCATGGTGAAGGAGCGGCCTTCCGCCGCATCCACCGCCGTGCACTACTACCGGGCGGGGTCGGCGGGGTCCCGCGTCTCGGTCTCGGACCTTCCCGACGGCTGGATCGAGGAGGCGTCGCTGCTGCACGTCACCGGGATCACGCCGCTGCTCTCGTCGACGGCCCGTTCCGCGGTGCTCGCCGCCGTTGAACGCGCTCGCGAGGCCGGGGTGACGGTGAGCTTCGACATCAACTACCGCTCGGCGCTGACTCCTGCGGCCGTCGCCGGGCCGGTGCTGCGCGAGGTCGCCGAGCGTGCGGACATCGTGTTCGGCGGCGAGAACGAGTTCACGATCCTCTACCCCGACACGTCGGCCGCCGAGGCCGCTGCGCTGCTGCGGGATGCCGGCTGCGCGACGACCGTCCTGAAACAGGGCCCGTCCGGCGCGACGGTGTTCGTCGGCGATACGGTGGTCGCGGCATCCGGCTTCCTGATCGACGCGATCGACACGGTCGGCGCCGGGGACGCGTTCGTCGCCGGCTACCTGAGCGCCCTGCTCGAGGGTCTCGACATCGCCGCGGCGCTGCATCGCGCGAACGCCTGCGGCGCGATGGCCTGCCTCACTCCCGGCGATTGGGAGGCAGCGCCGACGCGGCGCGACCTGGCTCGCTTCCTCGACGGCGACGCGGACCCGGTCCGGCGCTGA
- the manD gene encoding D-mannonate dehydratase ManD has translation MTIELVDVNITSPGRNFVTLKITTADGIVGLGDATLNGRELAVASYLSDHVASMLIGRDEDRIEDTWQYLYRGPYWRRGPVTMAAIAAVDMALWDIKAKKAGMPLYQLLGGASREGVRVYAHASGTDYAALKNAITGYEELGYTAVRVQTGVPGLGQIYGVSSTGPGVRYDYEPAKRSGDRPSEETWDTRNYLHHMPGIFSQIREDFGTDLRILHDGHHRMSPIEAARFAKDIEPYDLFWLEDCTPGEDQTALRLVRQHSTTPLAIGEVFNSVYDYQTLITERLIDYVRSAVTHTGGITAMKKLLDFAAIYGIKSGIHGPTDISPVGMAAALHLDLAIHNFGIQEYMPHNEQTLEVFQTSFTFDRGFLHPGDKPGLGVDLDEDAAAGHDYTKAYLPVNRLLDGTVHDW, from the coding sequence ATGACCATCGAGCTCGTCGACGTCAACATCACCAGCCCCGGCCGCAACTTCGTGACGCTGAAGATCACGACCGCCGACGGCATCGTGGGCCTGGGGGATGCCACCCTGAACGGCCGCGAGCTCGCTGTCGCCTCCTACCTCTCCGACCACGTCGCCTCGATGCTGATCGGTCGCGACGAGGACCGCATCGAAGACACCTGGCAGTACCTCTACCGCGGACCGTACTGGCGCCGCGGTCCCGTCACGATGGCAGCGATCGCCGCCGTCGACATGGCGCTGTGGGACATCAAGGCCAAGAAGGCCGGGATGCCGCTGTACCAGCTGCTCGGCGGCGCGAGCCGCGAGGGCGTGCGCGTGTACGCCCACGCCTCCGGCACCGACTACGCCGCGCTGAAGAACGCGATCACCGGCTACGAGGAACTCGGCTACACCGCGGTGCGCGTGCAGACCGGAGTGCCCGGTCTCGGCCAGATCTATGGCGTCTCGTCGACGGGCCCCGGCGTGCGCTACGACTACGAGCCCGCCAAGCGATCCGGCGATCGTCCGAGTGAAGAGACCTGGGACACCCGCAACTACCTGCACCACATGCCGGGGATCTTCTCGCAGATCCGCGAGGACTTCGGCACCGACCTGCGGATCCTGCACGACGGCCATCACCGCATGTCGCCGATCGAGGCCGCCCGCTTCGCGAAGGACATCGAGCCCTACGACCTCTTCTGGCTCGAGGACTGCACGCCCGGCGAGGACCAGACCGCGCTGCGACTGGTGCGCCAGCACTCCACGACGCCGCTCGCGATCGGCGAGGTGTTCAACTCGGTGTACGACTACCAGACGCTCATCACCGAGCGCCTGATCGACTACGTGCGCTCGGCCGTCACCCACACCGGTGGCATCACGGCCATGAAGAAGCTGCTCGACTTCGCCGCGATCTACGGCATCAAGTCCGGCATCCACGGGCCGACCGACATCTCGCCGGTCGGCATGGCCGCGGCCCTGCACCTCGACCTCGCGATCCACAACTTCGGCATCCAGGAGTACATGCCGCACAACGAGCAGACCCTCGAGGTGTTCCAGACCTCGTTCACGTTCGACAGGGGCTTCCTGCATCCGGGCGACAAGCCGGGGCTGGGCGTCGACCTCGACGAGGATGCCGCCGCCGGACACGATTACACCAAGGCGTATCTGCCGGTGAACCGTCTGCTCGACGGCACGGTCCATGACTGGTGA